In the genome of Cryptomeria japonica chromosome 8, Sugi_1.0, whole genome shotgun sequence, one region contains:
- the LOC131078535 gene encoding LRR receptor-like serine/threonine-protein kinase RGI2, translating to MEGGMMISTLCLRLAVVFALTTATAIQNVNTSCSPYDIFCLHHPRTEGRFSVAKDDMMLHKVDHEQRDVEALLAFKRGITADPMRSLSNWNATNSENVCLWSGVWCRKHTERVVAIIIPELGLRGTISPSIGDLSLLHSLNLSNNSFMGRIPPQIGQLKALRKLDLTYNGLEGSIPKSLANCSQLQWIDLSNNNLTGSIPAELGGLGKLEYLGLPSNRLSGSIPNSLGNCTSLLDLDLSSNYLRGTIPKAIGQLKSLERLYLNLNNLTGPIPVELRDCTSLVNVVLSHNYLEGTIPKALGQLNHLENLYLDKNNFTGLIPNELGNCTSLLALDFSHNCFTGTIPKDFGQLKSLENLYLGRNNFTGPISDELGNCTSLLILDLSYNYFTGAIPKDIGQLKSLKKLYLNGNNLIGPIPHELGNCTSLVTLDLGYNDLTGTIPKAIGQLKSLEGLYLNMNNLIGPIPHELGDCTSLSNVGRFQRR from the exons ATGGAGGGAGGTATGATGATCTCAACGCTTTGCTTACGTCTGGCCGTAGTATTCGCATTAACCACTGCCACCGCAATACAGAATGTTAACACCTCCTGCTCTCCTTATGATATCTTTTGTTTACATCACCCCCGGACAGAAGGAAGGTTTTCTGTTGCAAAAGATGATATGATGCTACACAAAGTTGATCATGAGCAGAGGGATGTTGAAGCTCTGCTAGCATTCAAACGTGGCATTACGGCCGATCCCATGCGATCGCTCTCCAACTGGAATGCAACCAATTCAGAGAACGTGTGCCTCTGGAGCGGTGTTTGGTGCAGAAAACATACCGAGAGAGTGGTAGCCATAATTATCCCTGAATTGGGATTGAGAGGTACCATTTCTCCATCTATAGGAGATCTATCCTTGTTACACTCTTTAAATCTCTCCAACAATTCTTTCATGGGAAGGATTCCACCTCAGATTGGCCAGCTGAAAGCGCTGAGAAAACTTGACCTTACATATAATGGACTAGAAGGTTCCATCCCCAAATCTCTTGCCAATTGCTCGCAGCTTCAGTGGATTGATCTTTCTAACAATAACTTGACGGGGAGCATACCTGCTGAATTGGGTGGTTTGGGGAAGTTAGAGTATCTCGGATTACCCTCCAATCGTCTGAGTGGAAGCATTCCAAATTCTCTAGGAAACTGCACGTCTCTACTTGATTTGGACCTTTCTTCCAACTATCTCAGAG GGACAATCCCAAAGGCCATAGGACAGCTCAAATCATTGGAGCGATTATATTTAAATTTGAATAATTTAACTGGACCTATACCAGTTGAATTAAGAGATTGCACTTCTCTTGTTAATGTGGTCCTCAGCCATAATTATTTGGAAG GGACTATTCCAAAGGCTCTAGGACAACTCAATCATTTGGAAAATTTGTATTTGGATAAAAATAATTTCACTGGATTAATACCAAATGAATTAGGAAATTGTACATCTCTCCTTGCTTTGGACTTTAGTCATAATTGTTTCACAG GGACTATTCCGAAGGACTTTGGACAACTCAAATCTTTGGAAAATTTATATCTGGGCAGAAACAATTTTACTGGACCCATATCGGATGAACTAGGAAATTGCACATCTCTCCTTATTTTGGACCTTAGCTATAACTATTTCACAG GGGCAATTCCAAAGGACATAGGACAACTCAAATCTTTGAAAAAATTGTATTTGAATGGAAACAATTTAATTGGACCCATACCACATGAATTAGGAAATTGCACATCTCTTGTTACATTGGACCTTGGTTATAATGATCTCACCG GGACAATTCCGAAGGCCATAGGACAACTCAAATCTTTGGAAGGATTATatctaaatatgaataatttaattggACCTATACCACATGAATTAGGAGACTGCACTTCTCTTTCCAATGTG GGGCGATTCCAAAGGCGATAG